Proteins co-encoded in one Bremerella sp. TYQ1 genomic window:
- a CDS encoding site-specific integrase: protein MPKPTKNPKIKKDFFEWSINERNDGCLQATTYVAGVGRIRRSLGTKDWDEAMEALTELDRHEAEEHGLAPKFEGRSRSGEVSIEDGWQAFLDDRDRGQVQGGVSPATLKRYRAVRAHHEAFAKKKGITEWQQFGKQEFVAFGKERERVAEARTVFFELNLVKGVNLWLVHEEMLPEQLRLRVKLPKPKGTSTYCYSKQEISAMVRQCEAAQELEWLRLVILGLTYTGMRISELASLRWSDIDFDSNHIHVVDERSRSRKKTTGPVRTTKGKRSRVIPMHPELKEVLRPLREQAGGYVFKAQKGGQLRPRVVLEVFIREVITPLSSTFPTPKGEIGFQDGRLHSFRHAFCSHALSGGASVGEVQDWLGHADSKMVEHYRHLRDDQAQQRMNSLSFMADDSVSAAS from the coding sequence ATGCCGAAACCGACGAAGAATCCGAAGATCAAGAAGGACTTCTTCGAGTGGAGTATCAATGAACGGAACGACGGCTGTCTCCAAGCAACGACGTATGTCGCAGGGGTGGGCCGAATTCGGCGATCGCTGGGGACCAAGGACTGGGACGAGGCGATGGAGGCCCTGACGGAACTGGATCGGCACGAGGCCGAAGAGCATGGACTCGCCCCAAAGTTCGAGGGGCGCAGTCGTTCCGGGGAAGTGTCCATTGAAGACGGATGGCAGGCTTTTCTCGATGATCGTGATCGCGGGCAAGTCCAGGGTGGCGTCTCGCCGGCAACTTTGAAGCGATATCGAGCCGTGCGGGCTCACCACGAAGCGTTCGCGAAGAAGAAGGGGATCACTGAGTGGCAGCAGTTCGGTAAGCAAGAGTTTGTGGCTTTCGGAAAAGAGCGGGAGAGGGTTGCCGAGGCTCGTACCGTGTTCTTCGAGTTGAATCTGGTCAAAGGTGTCAACCTGTGGCTGGTTCACGAGGAAATGTTGCCAGAGCAGTTGCGGCTTCGTGTTAAATTGCCGAAGCCAAAAGGCACCAGCACGTACTGCTATAGCAAGCAAGAGATTTCCGCCATGGTGCGCCAGTGTGAGGCTGCACAAGAATTAGAATGGTTGCGATTGGTGATCCTTGGTCTGACCTATACCGGAATGCGAATTAGTGAGTTGGCATCCCTGCGGTGGTCAGACATCGACTTTGACTCGAATCATATTCATGTCGTCGATGAACGATCGCGAAGTCGAAAAAAGACCACTGGGCCTGTGCGGACGACCAAGGGAAAGCGATCCCGGGTTATTCCCATGCACCCGGAGCTGAAAGAGGTCCTTAGGCCACTCCGGGAGCAAGCTGGTGGATACGTGTTCAAGGCACAAAAGGGGGGACAGCTGCGCCCGCGCGTGGTCCTCGAAGTTTTCATTCGAGAGGTCATCACGCCGCTCTCCAGCACGTTTCCCACTCCGAAAGGCGAAATCGGATTCCAAGACGGACGTCTACACTCATTCCGACATGCCTTTTGTTCCCACGCATTGAGTGGTGGAGCAAGCGTCGGCGAAGTCCAGGACTGGCTTGGTCACGCGGACAGCAAGATGGTCGAGCACTACCGTCACCTTCGAGATGACCAAGCCCAGCAGCGCATGAATTCACTATCGTTTATGGCCGATGACAGCGTGTCCGCGGCCAGTTAA
- a CDS encoding helix-turn-helix domain-containing protein, whose amino-acid sequence MKSSKYLSASELAEVAGISVATVWRLKGEGKIGFLQPGGPGSRVLFKCDALEHPPNCVTPGQGPVAAPERPGPKAGFKRKK is encoded by the coding sequence ATGAAATCGAGCAAATATTTGTCCGCCAGTGAGCTTGCCGAAGTGGCTGGCATTTCGGTGGCCACGGTCTGGCGGCTTAAAGGTGAAGGCAAGATTGGCTTTCTTCAGCCAGGGGGACCTGGTTCGCGTGTGCTCTTTAAGTGCGACGCACTTGAGCACCCGCCGAACTGCGTGACGCCTGGCCAAGGACCGGTGGCAGCCCCAGAGCGGCCTGGGCCTAAGGCCGGGTTTAAGCGAAAGAAATAG
- a CDS encoding TolC family protein, whose protein sequence is MAISKKTFQMFLIAAIGGAGLAGCVSDRARDYSSLVEVPPVQPAEVEPKTSIAKDSTVTLPTLPADDLQLVSHLQDADIELASAESIHIPDVPSEANGITLKAIQDLALLNNPSVRAMSATAQAESDYQYQVGRKANPEVGYMAVQLADQGTDQHLLYVEREFVTGGKLQLNQNVLGHSAEAFRWDVESQRYRVLTDVRLKFTQALVAQRQMELIDGFSGVLEKGIDLAQRRLNAKEGTQTDLLQSRIQLNEVEVMRQQAEYRWKAAWQEMAAAAGVPDMAPTRLAGELDPKAGQLAWDDVYGNLLSSSPELRAAESRVRLAQCNLSRQEVQTIPNVTANLQSGVDNATGSGLIQLQVGAPIPVYNKNRGNVSAAYNEFSRATHEVKRIEMSLKSRLAQVSQEYDSAKFAVQRYEEQILPMAKETLDLAEQAYGAGEYSFIQTLIARRTYFDTNIGYLNSLGNLAQAHAKVDGLLLTGALDPSTSTNLGDGLRGQTFSQQ, encoded by the coding sequence ATGGCAATTTCCAAGAAAACGTTTCAGATGTTCCTTATCGCAGCCATCGGTGGAGCAGGCCTCGCCGGATGCGTAAGCGATCGCGCACGCGACTACTCGTCGTTGGTCGAAGTCCCCCCGGTTCAGCCAGCGGAAGTCGAGCCGAAGACTTCGATCGCAAAGGACAGCACCGTCACGTTACCAACGCTTCCTGCGGATGACCTTCAGCTGGTCTCTCACTTACAAGACGCTGATATCGAGCTTGCTTCAGCCGAAAGCATCCACATACCGGACGTACCCAGCGAAGCCAACGGTATAACGCTCAAAGCGATTCAAGACCTGGCCCTGCTCAACAACCCCTCGGTTCGTGCAATGTCAGCCACGGCCCAAGCTGAGTCGGATTACCAGTACCAGGTAGGCCGTAAAGCGAACCCCGAGGTCGGCTACATGGCCGTTCAGCTTGCTGACCAAGGTACCGACCAACACCTTTTGTACGTCGAACGCGAGTTCGTCACCGGTGGCAAGTTGCAATTGAATCAGAACGTGCTGGGACATTCGGCGGAGGCGTTTCGCTGGGATGTTGAGTCGCAGCGGTATCGCGTGCTGACCGACGTCCGTTTGAAGTTCACCCAAGCCCTTGTCGCCCAGCGACAAATGGAGTTGATCGATGGCTTTAGTGGTGTGCTAGAGAAGGGGATCGACCTGGCCCAGCGCCGCCTCAACGCCAAGGAAGGCACCCAAACCGATCTGCTGCAATCGCGGATTCAGCTGAACGAAGTGGAGGTAATGCGGCAGCAAGCCGAGTATCGTTGGAAAGCAGCCTGGCAAGAGATGGCCGCAGCTGCTGGCGTACCTGACATGGCCCCGACGCGCCTTGCCGGCGAGCTTGATCCGAAAGCAGGGCAACTCGCCTGGGACGATGTCTACGGAAACTTGCTAAGCAGCAGCCCCGAACTACGTGCCGCTGAAAGCCGCGTTCGCTTGGCCCAGTGTAACCTCTCTCGGCAAGAGGTGCAGACCATCCCGAACGTTACGGCCAACTTGCAATCAGGCGTCGACAACGCCACTGGATCGGGGCTTATCCAACTTCAAGTCGGAGCACCCATCCCGGTTTACAACAAGAATCGGGGCAACGTTTCGGCGGCCTACAATGAGTTCAGCCGAGCCACGCACGAAGTCAAACGCATCGAGATGTCTCTCAAGTCGCGATTGGCCCAGGTATCGCAGGAATACGACTCTGCCAAGTTCGCCGTCCAACGCTACGAAGAACAGATCTTGCCGATGGCAAAGGAAACCCTCGACCTGGCCGAACAAGCCTATGGAGCCGGCGAATACTCGTTCATCCAGACCCTCATCGCCCGGCGTACCTACTTCGACACGAACATCGGCTACCTGAACTCGCTAGGCAACCTGGCCCAGGCCCACGCCAAGGTCGACGGCCTGCTGCTGACCGGTGCTCTTGATCCATCGACGTCAACGAACCTGGGAGATGGTCTGCGGGGGCAGACGTTTAGCCAGCAGTAG
- a CDS encoding efflux RND transporter periplasmic adaptor subunit, with the protein MQLTKLLRYAVVAIVVLAIGAGAYMTQDQWVPLVAGGSSDEDSEHAEAEAPIEEPKMLKLSESARKNLNLVAKPIRSQTYWRTIPIPGIIADRPGETDRGITSPAVGIVTEIFAYPGQTVRPGEKLFTLTLSSEYLQNTQKELFKATKEKELVQEEIERLRPLAQSGAISGSRIIDLESNKRRQEALIQSHRQDLLARGLTLEQVDQVTQGEFVPTVTITAPPAEQVTHPVASVDDSERASSNNMIAYEVQGLETDLGQQVQAGQLLATLSNHRNLYIEGHAFKREAPFLEDAAQNDWPITVEFAEDHPEHWPEMKQAFTIQYLSNAVDADSRTFDFYIPLTNQSRFYEKNDETFVVWRFRPGQRVRLHVPVEQMQDVMVVPRAAVVREGPEAFVFQQNGDLFNRVPVQVLHEDRLNVILADDGSITPGLYFAQNAAASLNRVLKAQAASGMRADVHVHADGTVHASH; encoded by the coding sequence ATGCAATTGACGAAATTGTTGCGCTATGCCGTGGTGGCGATCGTTGTTCTAGCGATCGGGGCAGGCGCGTATATGACACAAGATCAGTGGGTGCCGCTGGTCGCTGGCGGGTCATCCGATGAGGATTCGGAACATGCCGAGGCTGAAGCACCGATCGAAGAGCCGAAGATGCTGAAACTATCGGAATCGGCCCGCAAGAACCTGAACCTAGTGGCCAAGCCGATCCGTTCTCAAACCTATTGGCGGACCATTCCGATCCCAGGCATTATCGCTGACCGGCCTGGCGAAACCGACCGAGGGATCACGTCGCCGGCCGTGGGAATCGTGACTGAGATCTTCGCTTACCCAGGTCAAACGGTACGACCAGGCGAGAAGCTGTTCACGCTGACGCTTTCCAGCGAATACCTTCAAAACACACAGAAAGAGCTGTTCAAAGCGACTAAGGAGAAAGAGCTAGTCCAGGAAGAGATCGAGCGATTGCGTCCGCTGGCCCAGAGTGGGGCCATCTCGGGTTCGCGAATCATCGACCTCGAAAGCAACAAGCGACGCCAGGAAGCATTGATCCAAAGCCATCGGCAGGATCTGCTCGCCCGCGGTCTGACGCTGGAGCAAGTCGACCAGGTGACCCAGGGGGAATTTGTGCCGACCGTTACCATCACGGCACCACCGGCCGAACAAGTGACCCATCCCGTTGCCAGCGTCGACGATTCGGAACGTGCCAGCAGCAACAACATGATCGCCTATGAAGTGCAAGGGCTGGAAACGGATCTCGGTCAACAGGTTCAAGCGGGGCAGCTACTCGCGACGCTCTCGAATCATCGCAACTTATACATCGAAGGGCACGCGTTTAAACGAGAAGCTCCATTCCTGGAAGATGCCGCGCAGAACGATTGGCCGATTACGGTCGAGTTTGCGGAAGATCACCCCGAACATTGGCCTGAGATGAAACAGGCGTTCACGATTCAGTACCTGTCCAACGCAGTTGACGCCGATAGCCGTACGTTCGATTTCTATATTCCGCTGACCAATCAGTCGCGTTTCTACGAGAAAAACGACGAGACGTTCGTGGTGTGGCGTTTCCGTCCTGGTCAGCGAGTCCGCTTGCATGTGCCAGTCGAGCAAATGCAAGACGTGATGGTCGTTCCCCGGGCAGCCGTCGTACGCGAAGGACCCGAGGCATTCGTGTTTCAGCAGAATGGCGACTTGTTCAATCGCGTTCCCGTGCAGGTGCTGCACGAAGATCGCTTGAACGTCATTCTGGCCGACGACGGCAGTATTACGCCGGGGTTGTACTTCGCCCAGAATGCGGCCGCTTCACTCAACCGTGTGCTGAAAGCCCAGGCTGCCAGCGGTATGCGTGCCGACGTGCACGTTCATGCGGACGGAACCGTTCACGCCTCCCACTAA